One Ostrinia nubilalis chromosome 4, ilOstNubi1.1, whole genome shotgun sequence DNA window includes the following coding sequences:
- the LOC135071435 gene encoding uncharacterized protein LOC135071435 isoform X1: MENRKPNKYGVIEDLLGLTDSEDSSSSSNTGVFETHQPFVLELHDLVKDDPAAENPAPEAKVKKHRKKKGQPGANQGAASDTSSSVSESSVPPTGLEEHSREEFYDAHESYHGLTENQAAANPVAAAGLVQARSEHGPTPKLTQEQTNVQQTQGSASRREPSTTVTKPTANPK; this comes from the exons ATGGAAAACCGTAAGCcaaataaat ATGGGGTTATCGAAGACCTTCTCGGTTTAACCGATTCCGAAGATTCATCGTCGTCATCTAATACAGGGGTGTTCGAGACGCACCAGCCGTTCGTGCTAGAGCTCCACGACCTGGTGAAGGATGACCCGGCAGCGGAGAACCCGGCCCCCGAAGCCAAGGTGAAGAAGCACAGAAAGAAGAAGGGACAGCCTGGGGCCAACCAAGGAGCTGCTAGCGACACGTCAAGCAGCGTGTCCGAAAGTTCCGTGCCTCCTACTGGTCTAGAAGAGCACAGCAGAGAAGAGTTCTACGACGCCCATGAGAGCTACCATGGATTAACAG AGAACCAAGCCGCAGCCAACCCAGTGGCGGCGGCGGGGCTGGTGCAGGCCAGGTCGGAGCACGGGCCGACGCCCAAGCTGACGCAGGAGCAGACCAACGTGCAGCAGACACAGGGCTCGGCGTCGAGGCGGGAACCATCCACTACTGTCACG aaaccTACAGCAAATCCGAAATGA
- the LOC135071434 gene encoding uncharacterized protein LOC135071434 — MEKPARYKAKNKKPATKPKTTKKRKSDGPTCSMFLAELTRKLASKKKQEAESPKNIVQTIIDSITNALPIKFSKKSPQKKESPMKIETLQTFAPELLPNDVLDIPAPIVNATTAAASEPVPVSEEHHKPAFKMPKMPVVSSDVLKVAARRRVPTEDAAVNTGGDHDVANEITKYVGTLKKISLIAEEFNQKTAKNLKEIVDSVQEDLIKKLEEIQAERKASLRVEKPVQIDDQPEAMEEE, encoded by the exons ATGGAAAAACCTGCTCGTTAcaaagcaaaaaataaaaagcctGCTACCAAGCCGAAGACGACAAAGAAACGTAAAAGTGATG GACCAACGTGCTCGATGTTTCTGGCAGAACTCACGAGAAAATTGGCTTCTAAAAAGAAGCAAGAAGCCGAATCACCGAAAAATATAGTGC AAACCATAATAGACAGCATCACAAATGCTTTGCCTataaaattctcaaaaaaatcgCCACAAAAGAAGGAGTCGCCTATGAAAATTGAAACATTGCAAACATTTGCACCTGAACTTTTACCAAATGATGTACTAGACATTCCCGCTCCTATTGTCAATGCCACTACTGCCGCTGCTAGTGAACCAGTACCAGTATCAGAAGAACATCATAAACCAGCCTTCAAGATGCCGAAAATGCCGGTCGTTAGTAGTGATGTGCTGAAAGTAGCTGCAAGGAGAAGAGTTCCTACTGAAGATGCAGCTGTAAATACAGGCGGCGACCACGATGTAGCAAATGAGATTACGAAGTATGTTGGAACTCTAAAAAAGATTTCCTTGATTGCTGAAGAGTTCAATCAGAAAACTG CTAAAAACCTCAAGGAAATAGTAGACAGTGTTCAAGAAGATCTCATCAAGAAGTTGGAAGAAATACAAGCAGAAAGAAAAGCTTCTCTCCGAGTCGAGAAACCGGTGCAAATCGATGACCAACCAGAGGCAATGGAAGAAGAATAA
- the LOC135071435 gene encoding uncharacterized protein LOC135071435 isoform X2: MENRKPNKWVFETHQPFVLELHDLVKDDPAAENPAPEAKVKKHRKKKGQPGANQGAASDTSSSVSESSVPPTGLEEHSREEFYDAHESYHGLTENQAAANPVAAAGLVQARSEHGPTPKLTQEQTNVQQTQGSASRREPSTTVTKPTANPK; this comes from the exons ATGGAAAACCGTAAGCcaaataaat GGGTGTTCGAGACGCACCAGCCGTTCGTGCTAGAGCTCCACGACCTGGTGAAGGATGACCCGGCAGCGGAGAACCCGGCCCCCGAAGCCAAGGTGAAGAAGCACAGAAAGAAGAAGGGACAGCCTGGGGCCAACCAAGGAGCTGCTAGCGACACGTCAAGCAGCGTGTCCGAAAGTTCCGTGCCTCCTACTGGTCTAGAAGAGCACAGCAGAGAAGAGTTCTACGACGCCCATGAGAGCTACCATGGATTAACAG AGAACCAAGCCGCAGCCAACCCAGTGGCGGCGGCGGGGCTGGTGCAGGCCAGGTCGGAGCACGGGCCGACGCCCAAGCTGACGCAGGAGCAGACCAACGTGCAGCAGACACAGGGCTCGGCGTCGAGGCGGGAACCATCCACTACTGTCACG aaaccTACAGCAAATCCGAAATGA